The following are encoded in a window of Culicoidibacter larvae genomic DNA:
- a CDS encoding zinc ribbon-containing protein → MAVLYLAGTYTCVTCGKKHEQIEKNKALPKCPTCGNNTFTRCTGYHPKDKWIKEENKE, encoded by the coding sequence ATGGCAGTTTTATATCTCGCTGGAACGTATACATGCGTGACATGCGGAAAAAAACATGAACAAATCGAAAAAAACAAGGCACTACCAAAGTGCCCAACTTGCGGCAATAATACCTTTACCCGTTGCACTGGTTACCATCCAAAAGACAAGTGGATTAAAGAAGAAAACAAAGAATGA